One genomic segment of Actinoplanes ianthinogenes includes these proteins:
- the rbfA gene encoding 30S ribosome-binding factor RbfA encodes MSDPAKTRRHAERVRELVASLVREIKDPRLGMVTVTDARITGDLREATVFYTVLGDATEQSSTAAALESAKGMLRSRVGHALGLRHSPSLAFKLDSVQDNVKEIDDLLAAARHRDEEVQRLAAGKKYAGDPDPYKSEEPDDEDDDEAERVGAREDLG; translated from the coding sequence ATGTCAGATCCGGCCAAGACGCGTCGGCACGCTGAGCGTGTCCGTGAGCTGGTGGCCTCGCTGGTGCGGGAGATCAAGGATCCCCGTTTGGGCATGGTGACGGTCACGGACGCCCGGATCACCGGTGACCTCCGGGAGGCGACCGTCTTCTACACCGTGCTGGGCGACGCGACCGAGCAGTCCTCCACGGCGGCGGCGCTGGAGAGCGCCAAGGGCATGCTGCGCAGCCGGGTCGGGCACGCGCTGGGGCTGCGGCACTCGCCGAGCCTGGCGTTCAAGCTCGACAGCGTGCAGGACAACGTGAAGGAGATCGACGACCTGCTGGCCGCCGCGCGGCACCGGGACGAGGAGGTCCAGCGGCTCGCGGCGGGCAAGAAATACGCCGGTGACCCGGATCCGTACAAGTCCGAGGAGCCGGACGACGAGGACGACGACGAGGCCGAGCGGGTGGGTGCCCGCGAGGACCTCGGGTGA
- a CDS encoding STAS domain-containing protein produces MDQDGQDPTFSANGAVSGDRVTVTVTGEVDMATADALFAAATPAGVTGATLDLRAVTFFDSAAIHALIRLAERFPGTLEVLPSGRVRRVLDISGLSDQPWLKQDRG; encoded by the coding sequence GTGGATCAAGATGGCCAGGACCCGACATTCTCGGCGAACGGCGCTGTCTCCGGCGACCGAGTCACCGTCACGGTGACCGGCGAGGTGGACATGGCTACGGCCGACGCGCTCTTCGCGGCCGCCACCCCGGCCGGTGTCACCGGCGCGACGCTCGACCTGCGCGCGGTCACCTTCTTCGACTCGGCCGCGATCCACGCGCTGATCCGGCTGGCCGAGCGGTTCCCGGGCACCCTGGAGGTCCTGCCGTCCGGCCGGGTCCGCCGGGTGCTGGACATCTCCGGGCTCAGCGACCAGCCCTGGCTCAAGCAGGACCGGGGCTGA
- a CDS encoding ferritin-like domain-containing protein: MKEQLAGALTAEEAAIWAYGLIGVHLRDGAEQDQARAAEDVHRLRRDYLVGRLAALRASAAPTPAGYQLPFPVEDRGSALKLAVRIEDGVAQAWRVVLPVTESTERVDALSALTDSAVRATKWRKIAQVTPLTLIFPGRPTP, translated from the coding sequence ATGAAAGAGCAACTGGCCGGGGCCCTGACCGCCGAGGAGGCGGCCATCTGGGCGTACGGGCTGATCGGCGTGCACCTGCGGGACGGCGCCGAGCAGGACCAGGCACGGGCCGCCGAGGACGTGCACCGGCTGCGCCGGGACTACCTGGTCGGCCGGCTGGCCGCGCTGCGAGCGAGCGCCGCGCCCACCCCGGCCGGCTACCAGCTGCCGTTCCCGGTCGAGGACCGCGGCTCGGCGCTGAAACTGGCCGTGCGGATCGAGGACGGGGTGGCACAGGCCTGGCGCGTGGTGCTGCCGGTCACCGAGAGCACCGAGCGGGTCGACGCACTGTCGGCTTTGACCGACTCCGCAGTTCGTGCGACGAAGTGGCGCAAAATCGCCCAGGTCACGCCGCTCACCCTGATCTTTCCGGGCCGCCCGACCCCCTGA
- the nusA gene encoding transcription termination factor NusA: MNIDLAALRALEREREIPFETILAAIETALLTAYRHTDGAESHARVEIDRKTGVASVLAQELDADGTVVREWDDTPHDFGRIAAMTAKQVILQRLREATDEQHFGEYAGRDGDLVTGVVQADAARAEKGIVIVDLGKLEAVLPQSEQVPGESYEHGSRIRCIVVHVAKGFRGPQITLSRSHPALVKKLFALEVPEIADGTVEIAAIAREAGHRTKIAVRSTVQGVNAKGACIGPMGQRVRAVMSELHGEKIDIIDWSDDPAHFVGNALSPAKALRVEVVDAATRTARVTVPDFQLSLAIGREGQNARLAARLTGWRIDIRPDNEPAPVADRDAAEAGN; this comes from the coding sequence GTGAACATCGACCTCGCGGCGCTGCGCGCCCTGGAGCGCGAGCGGGAGATCCCGTTCGAGACGATTCTCGCGGCCATCGAGACCGCGCTGCTGACCGCGTACCGGCACACCGACGGCGCGGAGAGCCACGCCCGGGTGGAGATCGACCGCAAGACCGGCGTCGCCTCGGTGCTGGCGCAGGAGCTGGACGCGGACGGCACGGTGGTCCGGGAGTGGGACGACACTCCGCACGACTTCGGCCGGATCGCCGCCATGACCGCCAAGCAGGTGATCCTCCAGCGGCTCCGGGAGGCCACCGACGAGCAGCACTTCGGTGAGTACGCGGGCCGCGACGGCGACCTGGTCACCGGCGTGGTGCAGGCCGACGCCGCGCGTGCCGAGAAAGGCATCGTGATCGTCGACCTGGGCAAGCTGGAGGCGGTGCTGCCGCAGTCCGAGCAGGTCCCCGGGGAGTCCTACGAGCACGGGTCCCGGATCCGCTGCATCGTGGTACACGTCGCCAAGGGGTTCCGCGGGCCGCAGATCACCCTGTCCCGCTCGCACCCGGCCCTGGTCAAGAAGCTGTTCGCGCTGGAGGTTCCGGAGATCGCCGACGGCACCGTCGAGATCGCCGCGATCGCACGTGAGGCAGGTCACCGTACGAAGATCGCGGTCCGCTCCACGGTCCAGGGTGTGAACGCCAAGGGCGCCTGCATCGGCCCGATGGGCCAGCGGGTCCGCGCGGTGATGAGCGAGCTGCACGGCGAGAAAATCGACATCATCGACTGGTCGGACGACCCGGCTCACTTCGTCGGCAACGCGCTCTCCCCGGCGAAAGCCCTGCGTGTGGAGGTTGTCGACGCGGCCACCCGGACGGCCAGGGTGACCGTGCCCGATTTCCAGTTGTCCCTGGCCATCGGCCGGGAGGGGCAGAACGCTCGGCTCGCCGCCCGGCTCACCGGCTGGCGCATCGACATCCGCCCGGACAACGAACCCGCTCCAGTCGCGGACCGTGATGCGGCCGAGGCGGGGAACTGA
- the rimP gene encoding ribosome maturation factor RimP produces the protein MTQRGRAGARPGGRPGGRRTQPETRSTPVAPRIDLTAARARLREVVEPVITKAGYDLEDLTLTRAGRRFVVRVLIDTDGGISLDDVATVSREVSEALDSAEEQGGELLAGEYQLEVGSPGVDRPLTEPRHWRRNTGRLVAVNGLTGRVLSTADSGVTLEVDGAPREVPWADLGPGRVQIEFKRMDEADFGDEDEDDDDEGEGEE, from the coding sequence ATGACGCAGCGTGGTCGCGCCGGGGCCCGGCCCGGTGGTCGCCCCGGTGGCCGGCGGACCCAGCCGGAGACCCGGAGCACTCCCGTCGCCCCGCGGATCGATCTGACCGCGGCCCGCGCCCGGCTCCGCGAGGTGGTCGAGCCGGTGATCACCAAGGCCGGATACGACCTGGAGGACCTCACCCTGACCCGGGCCGGCCGCCGGTTCGTGGTCCGGGTGCTGATCGACACCGACGGCGGGATCAGCCTGGACGATGTGGCGACCGTCTCCCGGGAGGTCTCCGAGGCGCTGGACAGCGCCGAGGAGCAGGGCGGCGAGCTGCTGGCGGGGGAGTATCAGCTGGAGGTCGGCTCGCCCGGGGTGGACCGGCCGCTGACCGAGCCACGGCACTGGCGCCGCAACACCGGCCGCCTGGTCGCGGTGAACGGACTGACCGGCCGGGTGCTGAGCACCGCCGACAGCGGCGTGACGCTGGAGGTGGACGGCGCCCCGCGCGAGGTGCCGTGGGCCGATCTCGGACCCGGCCGGGTCCAGATCGAGTTCAAGCGCATGGACGAGGCCGATTTCGGCGACGAAGACGAAGATGACGACGACGAAGGGGAGGGCGAGGAGTGA
- a CDS encoding nucleotidyltransferase domain-containing protein — protein MVIDEIDTTSLRGALADRLADAIQHRWAAEVQAIGVAGSIAHGDDTDSSDVNLVVVTYRPRTGPRSTLRKVDGVPVDLRVLAAEEALAEARLLTARWPLHADRYMHTFPLHDPKDFFKELREAHQNLLTEARPAEFSQLARHNWAIANSARQRAVRLTQWYDTDAALVTIAEARVHAALVAGFLTRTWFRNQADAVKRTGVAAADMLELGAILKYQADELAARGRPVDGTLGALFD, from the coding sequence GTGGTGATCGACGAGATCGACACCACTTCCCTGCGAGGCGCCCTGGCCGACCGGCTCGCCGACGCGATCCAGCACCGGTGGGCGGCCGAGGTGCAGGCGATCGGCGTGGCCGGTTCGATCGCGCACGGCGACGACACCGACAGCAGCGACGTCAACCTGGTGGTGGTCACCTACCGCCCGCGGACCGGGCCGCGATCGACCCTGCGCAAGGTCGACGGCGTCCCGGTCGATCTGCGTGTGCTGGCCGCCGAGGAGGCGCTGGCCGAGGCCCGGCTGCTGACCGCGCGCTGGCCGCTGCACGCCGACCGGTACATGCACACGTTCCCGCTGCACGATCCCAAGGACTTCTTCAAGGAGCTGCGCGAGGCGCACCAGAACCTGCTGACCGAGGCCCGGCCGGCCGAGTTCAGCCAGCTGGCCCGGCACAACTGGGCGATCGCGAACAGCGCCCGGCAGCGGGCCGTCCGGCTCACCCAGTGGTACGACACGGACGCCGCGCTGGTGACGATCGCCGAGGCCCGGGTGCACGCCGCGCTGGTCGCCGGCTTCCTCACCCGCACCTGGTTCCGCAACCAGGCCGACGCGGTGAAACGGACCGGGGTGGCCGCCGCCGACATGCTGGAGCTGGGCGCGATCCTGAAATACCAGGCGGACGAGCTGGCCGCCCGCGGCCGTCCGGTGGACGGCACGCTGGGCGCGCTCTTCGACTGA
- a CDS encoding DUF503 domain-containing protein has product MYTETAVFDLLLPGDSRSLKQKRSYVRPIIAMLKKFEVSVAEVGFHDLHGRAQIGVAVVAPDPAQARAVIDTCENQVAGRPETELLSVKRRLYGDDD; this is encoded by the coding sequence ATGTATACCGAGACCGCAGTCTTCGACCTGCTTCTGCCCGGTGACTCCCGCTCGCTGAAGCAGAAGCGTTCGTACGTTCGCCCGATCATCGCGATGCTCAAGAAGTTCGAGGTCAGCGTCGCCGAGGTGGGCTTCCACGACCTGCACGGCCGGGCACAGATCGGGGTGGCCGTGGTGGCACCCGATCCGGCACAGGCGCGCGCCGTGATCGACACCTGTGAGAATCAGGTGGCCGGGCGCCCGGAGACCGAGTTGTTGTCGGTCAAGCGCCGTCTCTACGGCGACGACGACTGA
- a CDS encoding VIT1/CCC1 transporter family protein: MDGLVTNIALIAGVGGASTDRHLLVLTGMAGLVAGAISMGIGEWTSVRTQNEQIAAELDKELYELRVNPDGEADELVETWTARGLPPDLARQVAEVLKAHPEQALRVHAQEELGVVPDELASPWTAAASSFVCFAVGAVIPLLTLLLGYDDLWAALAVGGLGLFAAGAIVSRLTARPWWLGGLRQLLLGLLAAVLTYGVGAVIGVNVA, translated from the coding sequence ATGGACGGCCTGGTGACCAACATCGCGCTGATCGCCGGCGTGGGCGGCGCCAGCACCGACCGGCACCTGCTGGTGCTGACCGGGATGGCCGGCCTGGTGGCCGGCGCGATCTCGATGGGCATCGGCGAGTGGACCAGCGTCCGCACGCAGAACGAGCAGATCGCCGCGGAGCTCGACAAGGAGCTGTACGAGCTGCGGGTCAACCCGGACGGCGAGGCCGACGAGCTGGTCGAGACGTGGACCGCCCGCGGCCTGCCGCCGGACCTGGCCCGGCAGGTCGCCGAGGTGCTCAAGGCACATCCGGAGCAGGCGCTGCGGGTGCACGCCCAGGAGGAGCTCGGCGTGGTGCCGGACGAGCTGGCCAGCCCGTGGACCGCGGCGGCGTCCTCGTTCGTCTGTTTCGCGGTGGGCGCGGTGATCCCGCTGCTCACGCTCCTTCTGGGGTACGACGATCTGTGGGCCGCCCTGGCCGTCGGGGGACTGGGCCTGTTCGCCGCGGGGGCGATCGTCTCCCGGCTGACGGCCCGGCCGTGGTGGCTCGGCGGGCTGCGGCAGTTGCTGCTCGGGCTGCTCGCGGCGGTGCTCACCTACGGCGTGGGCGCGGTGATCGGGGTCAACGTCGCCTGA
- the infB gene encoding translation initiation factor IF-2 — MPGKARVHELAKELGVDSKTVLATLKDMGEFVKSASSTVEAPVARRLRGALEASGSVPAAPSASAAPASAPTGGAPTPTSAPRPGPPSVRPQPPRRPGPTPGPGPSAAPTSPAPSPGPTARPNPVPGRPGPRPGPVAKPASAHDIEVAAAEARAQALKAEQEAAVKAAQAAQAARARDAERRPSPQNPTEGGPRGPRPGPGGMPPRPGSPAAGRTGGNQGGQGHGGPRPGPAGGSPRPPARGPGNNPFGVSGNAAAGPRPSPASMPRPNQPGMPPRPSPASMPPRPSPASMPSQRPAGPGGGRGGPGGGAGRPGGPGGGRGGPGGGGGGFRPGGGGGGGGFRGGPGGGGGGGGFRPGGGGGGGFRPGGGGPGAGGGGPVGAGAPGRPGGAGGRGRGGGAAGAFGRPGGRPTRGRKSKKQRRQEFDNLSAPQMSSGAPRGQGQEIRLSRGASLSDFADKINANPGSLVQEMFNLGEMVTATQSVSDDTLLLLGEHLGFDVKIVSPEDEDRELLAQFNINLDAEVAEDRLVTRPPVVTVMGHVDHGKTKLLDAIRKTNVVAGEAGGITQHIGAYQVVVPHQGEERAITFIDTPGHEAFTAMRARGAQVTDIVILVVAADDGVMPQTVEALNHAKAAEVPIVVAVNKVDKPDANPDKVRQQLTDYGLLAEEYGGDTMFVNVAAKPGIGIDDLLEAILLTADASLELTAPIDGPAQGVAVEAHLDKGRGAVATVLVQKGTLRAGDSIVAGGAHGRVRAMLDENGKQVAEAGPARPVLVLGLTSVPSAGDTFLAAEDDRTVRQIAEQRQARRRAAAFANSGAKATLETLMAQLKEGEKTSLTLVIKGDSSGSVEALEDALFKIEIPDEIQLKVIHRGVGAITESDVNLASASSEQTATIIGFNVRASNKVKEMADRAGVEIRYYSVIYQAIEEIEAALKGLLKPEYEEVELGTAEIREVFRSSKIGLIAGCIVRTGLIRRNTKARIIREGTVVAENVTISSLKRFKDDATEVREGFECGLTFGGFGTPQIGDIIETFEMREKPRA, encoded by the coding sequence GTGCCAGGCAAGGCCCGCGTACACGAGCTCGCGAAAGAGCTCGGGGTCGACAGCAAGACCGTGCTCGCCACATTGAAGGACATGGGCGAGTTCGTTAAGTCCGCATCCAGCACCGTCGAGGCCCCGGTGGCCCGGCGGCTGCGTGGCGCCCTCGAGGCGAGCGGCAGCGTCCCGGCGGCTCCGTCCGCTTCGGCCGCGCCCGCTTCCGCCCCGACCGGCGGTGCCCCTACTCCGACTTCGGCGCCGCGTCCCGGCCCGCCGTCGGTCCGTCCGCAGCCCCCGCGCCGTCCCGGGCCCACGCCCGGCCCCGGCCCGTCGGCTGCCCCGACTTCGCCGGCTCCCTCGCCCGGGCCCACCGCCCGGCCGAACCCGGTGCCCGGTCGTCCGGGCCCGCGGCCCGGCCCGGTCGCCAAGCCGGCCAGCGCGCACGACATCGAGGTGGCGGCCGCCGAGGCACGCGCCCAGGCGCTGAAGGCCGAGCAGGAGGCCGCCGTCAAGGCTGCGCAGGCCGCTCAGGCAGCCCGCGCGCGGGACGCCGAACGCCGGCCCAGCCCGCAGAACCCGACCGAGGGTGGCCCCCGTGGTCCTCGTCCGGGTCCGGGTGGCATGCCGCCGCGTCCGGGTTCCCCGGCCGCGGGTCGCACCGGTGGCAACCAGGGTGGTCAGGGTCACGGCGGTCCCCGTCCGGGTCCGGCCGGCGGCTCGCCGCGGCCGCCCGCGCGTGGTCCCGGCAACAACCCGTTCGGTGTCTCCGGTAACGCCGCGGCCGGTCCGCGTCCGTCGCCGGCCTCGATGCCGCGTCCCAACCAGCCCGGCATGCCGCCGCGGCCGAGCCCGGCGTCGATGCCGCCGCGGCCCAGCCCCGCGTCCATGCCCTCGCAGCGTCCCGCCGGTCCCGGCGGCGGCCGTGGCGGCCCCGGCGGTGGCGCCGGTCGTCCCGGCGGTCCCGGTGGCGGCCGTGGCGGCCCCGGTGGCGGCGGCGGTGGCTTCCGTCCCGGTGGCGGCGGCGGTGGCGGCGGCTTCCGTGGCGGTCCCGGTGGGGGCGGCGGCGGTGGCGGCTTCCGTCCCGGTGGTGGCGGCGGTGGCGGTTTCCGTCCCGGTGGCGGTGGCCCCGGTGCCGGTGGCGGCGGTCCCGTCGGCGCTGGTGCTCCGGGTCGTCCCGGCGGTGCCGGTGGTCGCGGTCGTGGCGGTGGCGCGGCGGGTGCCTTCGGGCGTCCCGGCGGCCGGCCGACCCGTGGCCGCAAGTCGAAGAAGCAGCGGCGTCAAGAGTTCGACAACCTGTCGGCTCCGCAGATGAGCTCGGGTGCTCCGCGCGGTCAGGGTCAGGAGATCCGGCTGTCGCGTGGCGCCTCGCTGTCCGACTTCGCCGACAAGATCAACGCGAACCCGGGCTCGCTCGTCCAGGAGATGTTCAACCTGGGTGAGATGGTCACGGCGACGCAGTCGGTCTCCGACGACACGCTGCTGCTGCTCGGTGAGCACCTCGGCTTCGACGTCAAGATCGTCAGCCCCGAGGACGAGGACCGTGAGCTGCTCGCGCAGTTCAACATCAACCTCGACGCCGAGGTGGCGGAGGACCGTCTGGTCACCCGTCCCCCGGTGGTGACGGTGATGGGTCACGTCGACCACGGTAAGACGAAGCTGCTCGACGCGATCCGCAAGACCAACGTGGTCGCCGGCGAGGCGGGTGGCATCACCCAGCACATCGGCGCCTACCAGGTCGTCGTCCCCCACCAGGGGGAGGAGCGGGCGATCACCTTCATCGACACCCCGGGTCACGAGGCGTTCACCGCCATGCGTGCCCGTGGTGCCCAGGTCACCGACATCGTCATCCTCGTGGTGGCGGCGGACGACGGCGTGATGCCGCAGACGGTCGAGGCGCTCAACCACGCCAAGGCCGCCGAGGTGCCGATCGTGGTCGCGGTGAACAAGGTCGACAAGCCGGACGCCAACCCGGACAAGGTCCGGCAGCAGCTGACGGACTACGGCCTGCTCGCCGAGGAGTACGGCGGCGACACGATGTTCGTCAACGTCGCGGCGAAGCCCGGCATCGGCATCGACGACCTCCTCGAGGCCATCCTGCTGACCGCCGACGCGTCGCTGGAGCTGACCGCCCCGATCGACGGCCCCGCTCAGGGTGTCGCGGTCGAGGCTCACCTCGACAAGGGCCGCGGCGCCGTCGCGACCGTCCTGGTGCAGAAGGGCACGCTGCGGGCCGGCGACTCGATCGTGGCGGGTGGCGCGCACGGCCGCGTCCGCGCCATGCTCGACGAGAACGGCAAGCAGGTCGCCGAGGCCGGTCCGGCCCGTCCGGTGCTGGTCCTGGGTCTGACGTCGGTGCCCAGCGCCGGCGACACGTTCCTGGCCGCCGAGGACGACCGCACGGTCCGCCAGATCGCCGAGCAGCGTCAGGCGCGCCGTCGTGCGGCCGCCTTCGCCAACTCCGGCGCCAAGGCCACGCTCGAGACGCTCATGGCCCAGCTCAAGGAGGGCGAGAAGACCTCGCTCACGCTGGTCATCAAGGGCGACAGCTCGGGTTCGGTCGAGGCTCTCGAGGACGCGCTGTTCAAGATCGAGATTCCGGACGAGATCCAGCTCAAGGTCATCCACCGCGGCGTCGGTGCGATCACCGAGAGCGACGTCAACCTGGCGTCGGCCTCGTCGGAGCAGACCGCGACGATCATCGGCTTCAATGTCCGGGCCTCGAACAAGGTCAAGGAGATGGCCGACCGCGCCGGCGTGGAGATCCGCTACTACAGCGTGATCTACCAGGCCATCGAGGAGATCGAGGCGGCGCTCAAGGGCCTGCTCAAGCCGGAGTACGAAGAGGTCGAGCTGGGCACGGCGGAGATCCGCGAGGTCTTCCGCTCGTCCAAGATCGGTCTGATCGCCGGCTGTATCGTCCGGACCGGTCTCATCCGCCGCAACACCAAGGCGCGGATCATCCGCGAGGGCACGGTCGTGGCGGAGAACGTCACGATCAGCTCGCTCAAGCGGTTCAAGGACGACGCGACCGAGGTGCGCGAGGGCTTCGAGTGTGGTCTGACCTTCGGTGGCTTCGGCACGCCGCAGATCGGCGACATCATCGAGACCTTCGAGATGCGCGAGAAGCCGCGGGCGTGA
- a CDS encoding YlxR family protein — MRPRRGTDRIRGRRDRGVDLPLVGPTRTCVGCRNRAPAASLLRFVAAGSGDDLRLLPDPRRRLPGRGAHLHPDPACFAQAERRRAFGRALRLTGVADAGLLAEHIRTVSVPCGTTDDEALPPRHDPAR, encoded by the coding sequence ATGCGGCCGAGGCGGGGAACTGACCGGATACGCGGTCGCCGCGATCGAGGGGTAGACTTGCCCTTGGTCGGCCCGACGCGAACCTGCGTCGGCTGCCGCAACCGCGCGCCGGCCGCTTCATTGCTGCGGTTCGTCGCGGCCGGATCCGGGGATGACCTCCGGCTTCTGCCCGATCCGCGCCGCCGACTGCCGGGCCGGGGAGCGCACCTGCATCCCGATCCGGCCTGCTTCGCGCAGGCGGAGCGACGTCGCGCCTTCGGGCGTGCGTTGCGTCTCACCGGTGTTGCTGACGCCGGACTGCTTGCCGAGCACATCCGCACGGTCTCCGTGCCGTGCGGAACCACCGATGACGAGGCGTTGCCGCCCCGTCACGACCCAGCAAGGTAG
- the map gene encoding type I methionyl aminopeptidase — MTVRAPLVPGKQSPWRSVPADIVRPEYVGKKRPKQWQGSHVQTAETIEKMRVAGRIAAQATQLAGEHCKPGVTTDEIDRVVHEFILDHGAYPSTLGYKGFPKSCCTSLNEVICHGIPDSTVLEDGDIINVDVTAYLNGVHGDTDATFCVGEVSEQARLLVERTHEAMMRGIRAVAPGRPINAIGRVIEAYARRFGYGVVRDFTGHGIGETFHSGLYVPHYDNPRLDTVMEPGMTFTIEPMITLGTHEYEIWKDGWTVVTKDRKWTAQFEHTLVVTDDGVEILTLP; from the coding sequence ATGACCGTTCGTGCGCCCCTAGTGCCGGGAAAGCAGTCACCCTGGCGATCGGTCCCGGCCGACATCGTCCGCCCCGAATATGTCGGAAAGAAGCGCCCCAAACAGTGGCAGGGCTCGCACGTGCAGACCGCGGAGACCATCGAGAAGATGCGGGTCGCCGGTCGGATCGCCGCCCAGGCCACCCAGCTCGCCGGCGAGCACTGCAAGCCGGGCGTGACCACCGACGAGATCGACCGGGTGGTGCACGAGTTCATCCTGGACCACGGGGCCTACCCGTCCACCCTGGGTTACAAGGGCTTTCCCAAGTCCTGCTGCACCTCGCTGAACGAGGTGATCTGTCACGGCATCCCGGACTCCACCGTGCTGGAGGACGGCGACATCATCAACGTCGACGTCACGGCGTACCTGAACGGGGTACACGGTGACACCGACGCCACGTTCTGCGTGGGCGAGGTCAGCGAACAGGCCCGGCTACTGGTCGAGCGGACCCACGAGGCGATGATGCGGGGCATCCGCGCGGTCGCCCCGGGCCGCCCGATCAACGCGATCGGCCGGGTGATCGAGGCCTATGCCCGCCGGTTCGGTTACGGCGTGGTCCGCGACTTCACCGGGCACGGCATCGGCGAGACGTTCCACTCCGGCCTCTACGTGCCGCACTACGACAACCCCCGGCTGGACACCGTGATGGAGCCGGGGATGACGTTCACCATCGAGCCGATGATCACCCTCGGCACCCATGAGTACGAGATCTGGAAGGACGGCTGGACGGTCGTCACCAAGGACCGCAAGTGGACCGCCCAGTTCGAGCACACCCTGGTGGTGACCGACGACGGCGTCGAGATCCTGACGCTGCCGTGA
- a CDS encoding TRM11 family SAM-dependent methyltransferase, with product MSRYAMLLAPSANRVYADQASRMSQAELAAFAPVLSGPPAEIGTAAIGGVEYLTFTADLSARDIAYLSNLSAAYALFELVEGDLLRPVGLSPLARYDSDLITIPKYAGKTNEQFTKLVLNLTLLASASADRMLDGQLTVLDPLCGRGTTLNQALMYGYDALGVEIDGKDVEAYKLFLQTWLKRKRLKHTAELVPMRRQGRRAARRLEVTLAASKDDHKAGAVQRVTVLHADTTALDGLIRGNVADVLVADLPYGVAHGSYDDAGGISRRPLDLLERAVPEWLPLLRPGGAIGLSWNTKVARRELAEDILLAAGLEIVEHADLSHRVDQGIERDVVVARKRG from the coding sequence ATGTCCCGCTACGCCATGCTGCTCGCCCCGTCCGCCAACCGCGTCTACGCCGACCAGGCGTCCCGCATGTCCCAGGCGGAGCTGGCCGCGTTCGCCCCGGTGCTCTCCGGCCCGCCGGCGGAGATCGGGACGGCCGCGATCGGCGGTGTGGAATACCTGACGTTCACCGCCGACCTGAGTGCGCGGGACATCGCCTACCTCTCCAACCTGTCCGCCGCCTACGCCCTGTTCGAACTGGTCGAGGGTGACCTGCTGCGGCCGGTGGGCCTGAGCCCGCTGGCGCGTTACGACAGCGACCTGATCACCATCCCGAAGTACGCGGGCAAGACCAACGAGCAGTTCACCAAGCTGGTGCTGAACCTCACGCTGCTCGCGTCGGCCTCCGCGGACCGGATGCTGGACGGCCAGCTCACCGTGCTCGACCCGCTGTGCGGGCGGGGCACCACGCTCAACCAGGCGCTGATGTACGGCTACGACGCGCTCGGCGTGGAGATCGACGGGAAGGACGTGGAGGCGTACAAGCTGTTCCTGCAGACCTGGCTCAAGCGCAAGCGGCTCAAGCACACCGCCGAGCTGGTGCCGATGCGCCGGCAGGGCCGCCGGGCCGCCCGCCGCCTGGAGGTGACCCTGGCCGCCAGCAAGGACGACCACAAGGCCGGCGCGGTGCAGAGGGTGACCGTGCTGCACGCCGACACCACGGCGCTGGACGGGCTGATCCGGGGCAACGTGGCGGACGTGCTGGTGGCCGACCTGCCGTACGGGGTGGCCCACGGCTCCTACGACGACGCCGGTGGGATCTCCCGCCGCCCGCTGGACCTGCTGGAGCGGGCCGTGCCGGAGTGGCTGCCGCTGCTGCGTCCCGGCGGCGCGATCGGCCTGTCCTGGAACACCAAGGTGGCCCGGCGCGAGCTGGCCGAGGACATCCTGCTCGCCGCCGGTCTGGAGATCGTCGAGCACGCGGACCTGTCGCACCGGGTCGACCAGGGCATCGAGCGCGACGTCGTGGTCGCGCGGAAAAGGGGCTGA